Proteins encoded together in one Polaribacter reichenbachii window:
- a CDS encoding flavin reductase family protein — MAFFNFDDINSLEKIYKINLINSCSGFKSANLIGSISKDGNTNVAVFSSVTHLGSNPPTLGFILRPTTVPRNTHQNIKEVGYFTINHIWEEIIEEAHHTSAKYPKEISEFDMTNLKPEFKGEFKAPFVKNAPVQMNMKFVEEIYVPSNDIMLIVAQIQELYINDELLEEDGLINLSKGNIAAINGLDTYTIPKFKKQLSYQRPKLTNSL, encoded by the coding sequence ATGGCGTTTTTTAATTTTGATGACATCAATTCTTTAGAAAAAATTTATAAGATAAACCTTATAAACAGTTGCTCTGGCTTTAAATCTGCAAATTTAATTGGTTCAATTTCTAAAGATGGCAATACAAACGTAGCTGTATTTAGCTCTGTAACGCATTTGGGCTCAAATCCACCAACTTTAGGTTTTATTTTAAGACCAACTACAGTTCCAAGAAATACACATCAAAATATAAAAGAGGTTGGTTATTTTACCATCAATCACATTTGGGAAGAAATTATTGAAGAAGCACATCATACTTCTGCAAAATATCCAAAAGAAATTTCTGAATTTGATATGACAAATTTAAAACCGGAATTTAAAGGCGAATTTAAAGCTCCTTTTGTAAAGAATGCGCCAGTACAAATGAATATGAAATTTGTAGAAGAAATTTATGTTCCTTCTAATGATATAATGTTGATTGTTGCGCAAATTCAGGAATTATATATCAATGATGAATTGTTAGAAGAAGATGGTTTAATCAATTTATCTAAAGGAAATATTGCTGCAATAAATGGCTTAGATACGTATACAATTCCGAAGTTTAAAAAGCAACTTTCTTATCAAAGACCAAAATTAACAAACAGCTTATGA
- a CDS encoding SDR family oxidoreductase — MKILVTGATGYIGKRLIPLLLNDSHTIICPVRDKKRAENYYKEQKNIALFEADFLNIESLKNIPKDIDAAYYLIHSMSNSAKEFHVLEEKCAFNFKRFAESTSIKQVIYLSGITNDTKLSKHLLSRKNVENTLASKKYALTTFKAGIIVGSGSSSFEIIRDLVEKLPAMIAPKWLNTKTQPLAIRDVLSFLHKALAKKELYNTSYDIFGPEILTYKEMLLQFAAVRKLKRSILTVPVMTAKLSSYWLYFVTSTSYKLASSLVNSMGVEVIGKKSNINQILDINPMSYKKAVQLAFNKIEQNSIISSWKDSYISSGKLKNYVDEFINVPKYGCFRDFKKRNVKDKERALNRIWAIGGETGWYYGTFLWKIRGFFDQIFGGAGLRRGRRHPTELNAGDALDFWRVIYADKEKGKLLLYAEMILPGEAWLEFKIEKGILYQTATFRPRGLAGRLYWYAVMPFHWFVFNGMINNINK; from the coding sequence ATGAAAATTCTCGTAACAGGTGCAACTGGTTATATAGGTAAACGTTTAATTCCGTTATTATTAAACGATAGCCATACCATTATATGCCCTGTTAGAGATAAAAAAAGAGCTGAAAATTATTACAAAGAACAAAAAAACATAGCGCTTTTTGAAGCTGATTTTTTAAATATAGAATCGTTAAAAAACATTCCTAAAGATATAGATGCTGCTTATTATTTAATTCATTCTATGTCTAATTCTGCAAAAGAATTTCACGTTTTAGAAGAAAAATGTGCCTTTAATTTTAAACGATTTGCAGAATCTACATCCATAAAACAAGTAATTTATTTAAGCGGAATTACAAATGACACAAAACTTTCTAAACACTTATTATCAAGAAAAAATGTTGAAAACACTTTAGCTTCTAAAAAATATGCTTTAACCACTTTTAAAGCCGGAATTATTGTGGGTTCTGGGAGTTCATCTTTCGAAATTATTAGAGACTTGGTAGAAAAACTGCCAGCAATGATTGCACCTAAATGGTTAAATACCAAAACGCAACCTTTAGCCATAAGAGATGTTTTATCATTCTTACACAAAGCTTTAGCTAAAAAAGAATTGTACAATACTTCTTACGATATTTTTGGCCCAGAAATTTTGACTTATAAAGAAATGCTCCTACAATTTGCAGCAGTTAGAAAACTAAAAAGATCGATTTTAACTGTACCTGTAATGACTGCAAAATTGTCTTCCTATTGGTTATATTTTGTAACCTCAACTTCATACAAATTAGCATCTTCTTTAGTAAACTCAATGGGTGTAGAAGTTATTGGCAAGAAGAGTAACATCAATCAAATTCTCGACATCAACCCAATGTCTTACAAAAAAGCTGTACAGTTGGCTTTCAATAAAATTGAACAAAATAGCATTATTTCTAGCTGGAAAGATTCTTACATAAGTAGTGGAAAACTTAAAAATTACGTTGATGAATTTATCAATGTTCCAAAATATGGATGTTTTAGAGATTTTAAGAAAAGAAATGTAAAAGACAAAGAGCGCGCTTTAAATAGAATTTGGGCAATTGGTGGAGAAACAGGCTGGTATTATGGCACTTTTCTTTGGAAAATTCGTGGTTTTTTCGATCAAATTTTTGGAGGCGCAGGTTTACGTAGAGGAAGAAGACATCCAACAGAATTAAATGCTGGTGATGCTTTAGATTTTTGGCGCGTAATTTATGCAGATAAAGAAAAAGGCAAACTATTACTCTACGCAGAAATGATTTTACCAGGTGAAGCTTGGTTAGAATTTAAAATCGAAAAAGGAATTTTATACCAAACTGCCACTTTTAGACCGCGTGGTTTAGCAGGAAGATTGTATTGGTACGCAGTAATGCCTTTTCATTGGTTTGTTTTTAACGGAATGATAAACAACATCAATAAATAA
- a CDS encoding DUF2256 domain-containing protein, whose protein sequence is MKKENLPSKDCPVCNRPFNWRKKWEKNWENVKYCSEKCRRNKTQMA, encoded by the coding sequence TTGAAAAAAGAAAATCTTCCTTCTAAAGATTGCCCAGTTTGTAACAGACCTTTTAACTGGCGCAAAAAGTGGGAAAAGAATTGGGAAAACGTTAAATATTGCAGCGAAAAATGCAGGAGAAACAAAACACAAATGGCTTAA
- a CDS encoding DASH family cryptochrome, translated as MQEKQNTNGLIWFRNNLRTTDNVSLQKAINQNKKVIAVYFFDPKYFSVDFFGFKKTEKFRAQFLIETISNLKQSLTQLNITLLTYFDAPENKISALCDEFSVDAIYTQKEWTTEEVDTNNTIKKSIKSDVKLIEDFDQFLYHPETVSNNSTNIPDVFTQFRKKLEKYVRIQEVVCVNPLSETNKIENTTEIPSLKDLGFSNFEMHPKTAFSFKGGETEALKRLNYYLFDSKKVSFYKKNRNGLVGKDYSTKFSPWLANGSLSAKTIYHQVKKYETKFGKNQSTYWVIFELIWRDYFKYISLKYNTKIFKIGGILDRNYHWNTDKNSIQNWINGETKDDFVNANMLELKNTGWMSNRGRQNVASYFAKELLQDWRIGAAYFESMLLDYDVHSNYGNWMYVAGVGNDPRDRKFNTQLQAERYDASYKFRNLWLEKTLF; from the coding sequence ATGCAGGAGAAACAAAACACAAATGGCTTAATATGGTTTCGTAATAATTTACGAACAACTGATAATGTTTCTTTACAAAAAGCTATTAATCAAAATAAAAAAGTAATTGCTGTCTATTTTTTTGATCCAAAATATTTTAGTGTTGATTTCTTCGGATTTAAAAAAACTGAGAAATTTAGAGCGCAATTTTTAATTGAAACTATCAGCAATTTAAAACAAAGTTTAACCCAATTAAATATTACACTCCTTACCTATTTTGATGCTCCAGAAAATAAAATTTCTGCTTTGTGTGATGAATTTTCTGTGGATGCTATCTACACTCAAAAAGAATGGACTACAGAAGAAGTTGACACCAATAATACCATCAAAAAAAGCATAAAAAGTGATGTGAAACTTATTGAAGATTTCGATCAGTTTTTATATCATCCAGAAACAGTTTCTAACAATTCTACTAATATTCCTGATGTTTTTACGCAATTCAGAAAAAAGCTAGAAAAGTATGTTCGCATTCAAGAAGTTGTATGTGTTAATCCACTTTCTGAAACAAATAAAATTGAAAATACAACTGAAATTCCGAGTTTAAAAGATTTGGGTTTTTCTAATTTTGAAATGCATCCTAAAACTGCTTTTTCTTTTAAAGGTGGAGAAACTGAAGCTTTAAAAAGATTAAACTACTATTTGTTTGATAGCAAAAAAGTAAGCTTTTACAAAAAAAATAGAAATGGTTTAGTAGGTAAAGATTATTCTACAAAATTTTCTCCTTGGTTGGCAAATGGTAGTTTATCAGCAAAAACAATTTATCATCAAGTAAAAAAATACGAAACCAAATTTGGCAAAAATCAATCTACTTATTGGGTAATTTTTGAGTTGATTTGGCGAGATTATTTCAAATATATTTCTTTAAAATACAATACTAAAATTTTTAAAATTGGCGGAATTCTAGACAGAAATTATCATTGGAATACCGATAAAAACAGCATACAAAATTGGATAAATGGAGAAACCAAAGACGATTTTGTAAACGCAAATATGCTAGAACTGAAAAACACAGGCTGGATGAGCAACAGAGGCAGACAAAATGTGGCTTCTTATTTTGCTAAAGAATTACTACAAGATTGGCGAATTGGAGCAGCCTATTTTGAATCTATGTTATTAGATTATGATGTGCACAGCAATTATGGTAATTGGATGTATGTTGCTGGCGTTGGTAATGACCCAAGAGACAGAAAATTCAACACACAATTACAAGCAGAACGTTATGATGCCAGCTATAAATTTAGAAATTTATGGTTAGAAAAAACTTTGTTTTAA
- a CDS encoding cryptochrome/photolyase family protein gives MNNKEIHIIFPHQLFKTSEVLDVADHIILVEEYLFFNQYKFHQQKISFHRATMKAYENFLIESGKKVQYIEAINELSDIRKLLPNLEKKGVTKVHFIDPTDNWLQKHIHQKKGNLEIVWYNNPLFINTKEELANFFKPSKKKYFQTSFYKSERKKRDILMDGKNPAGGKWTFDDENRKKYPKGKNAPHIQFPAQSKYHKEAIEYVNLNFANNYGKFSDFVVYPVDFKSAEKWLTDFFEIRFHEFGNYEDAIVKEEHFLNHSLLSPLINVGLLNPLEVIEKAIEFAHKNDIPINSTEGFVRQILGWREFIRGVYEAKGTEERTKNFWKFSRKIPKSFYNGTTGILPVDNVIKKVNKTAYAHHIERLMILGNFMVLCEFDPDEVYQWFMELFIDAYDWVMVPNVYGMSLFADGGLMSTKPYISSSNYLMKMSNYKKGSWQATWDGLFWTFMDKHRTFFLSNPRLGMLIRTFDKMAQDKKEIHFNNAAKFFKQLDNE, from the coding sequence ATGAATAATAAAGAAATACATATTATTTTTCCTCATCAATTATTTAAAACTTCTGAAGTTCTAGATGTAGCTGATCACATCATTTTAGTTGAAGAATATTTGTTTTTTAATCAGTATAAATTTCATCAACAAAAAATTAGTTTTCATAGAGCTACAATGAAAGCTTATGAAAATTTTTTAATTGAATCTGGTAAAAAAGTTCAATACATAGAAGCCATAAACGAATTATCTGATATTAGAAAATTACTACCAAATCTAGAAAAAAAGGGTGTTACAAAAGTTCATTTTATAGACCCTACAGATAATTGGTTGCAGAAACACATCCATCAAAAAAAAGGAAATTTAGAAATAGTTTGGTACAATAACCCTTTATTTATCAATACAAAAGAAGAATTAGCTAACTTTTTTAAACCATCAAAAAAGAAATATTTTCAAACTTCTTTTTACAAATCCGAAAGAAAAAAAAGAGATATTTTAATGGATGGAAAAAATCCTGCTGGTGGTAAATGGACGTTTGATGATGAAAACCGAAAAAAATATCCGAAAGGAAAAAATGCACCACATATTCAATTTCCTGCACAAAGCAAATATCATAAAGAAGCGATTGAATATGTAAACTTAAATTTTGCTAATAATTATGGAAAATTTAGTGATTTTGTGGTGTATCCTGTTGATTTTAAATCCGCAGAAAAATGGTTGACTGATTTTTTTGAAATCCGTTTTCACGAATTTGGCAATTATGAAGATGCTATTGTTAAAGAAGAACATTTTTTAAATCACAGTTTGTTATCACCTTTAATTAATGTAGGCTTATTAAATCCGTTAGAAGTTATAGAAAAAGCAATTGAATTTGCTCATAAAAATGATATTCCTATCAATTCTACTGAAGGTTTTGTGCGTCAAATTTTAGGTTGGCGCGAATTTATTAGAGGCGTTTACGAAGCAAAAGGAACTGAAGAACGCACTAAAAATTTCTGGAAATTTTCTAGAAAAATTCCTAAATCGTTTTACAATGGCACAACAGGAATTTTACCTGTAGACAATGTTATTAAAAAAGTAAACAAAACTGCTTACGCACATCACATAGAACGTTTAATGATTTTAGGAAACTTTATGGTTTTGTGTGAGTTTGATCCTGATGAAGTGTACCAATGGTTTATGGAACTTTTTATTGATGCTTATGATTGGGTTATGGTGCCCAATGTATATGGAATGAGTTTGTTTGCAGATGGTGGTTTAATGAGCACAAAACCGTATATAAGCAGCAGTAATTATCTTATGAAAATGAGTAATTACAAAAAAGGTAGTTGGCAAGCTACTTGGGATGGTTTGTTTTGGACGTTTATGGACAAACACAGAACATTCTTTTTAAGCAACCCAAGATTAGGAATGCTAATTAGGACTTTCGACAAAATGGCACAAGATAAAAAGGAAATACATTTTAATAATGCTGCCAAATTTTTTAAGCAATTAGACAATGAGTAA
- a CDS encoding cryptochrome/deoxyribodipyrimidine photo-lyase family protein, which yields MSNREKINIVWLKRDLRLQDNEAIYNALQSKKRVLCIYVFENSLIDNAHYSKRHWDFIKQSIIDLNEDLEQYNTKILAVNSEVITVFNQLQSYFKIDTVFSHQETGLLITYNRDKDFKRYCRNNNINWIENNNNGVLRGLLNRENWFEKWDEYMNSPELKYTFDTENLITVDEIKDLEKSFIVTNLQTEKHPYFQKGGTKMAWRYANGFFKERHKNYMYHISKPALSRESSSRLSPYIAWGNVSIRQIYQKAQDIITDENKRHLGAFISRLRWQAHFIQKFEMEHTMEEASVNKGYHKLKKHLSKAYQKAWKEGQTGFPLVDASMRCLVETGYLNFRMRSMLVSFFTHILWQPWQDATHHLSKQFLDFEPGIHFPQLQMQAAETGINNIRIYNPIKNSLEHDADATFIKKWVPELANLPLAFIHEPYLMTPMDEQFNNFKLGENYPFPIVDGKTARKKASDVLFAMRTNPEVISENYRILKKHTLSDRKRMLNTD from the coding sequence ATGAGTAACAGAGAAAAAATAAATATTGTTTGGTTAAAACGCGATTTACGTTTGCAAGATAATGAGGCAATTTACAATGCTTTACAGTCTAAAAAACGTGTTTTATGTATCTATGTTTTTGAGAATTCTTTAATTGATAATGCTCATTACAGTAAACGTCATTGGGATTTTATAAAACAATCCATCATAGATCTTAATGAAGATTTAGAACAGTACAACACAAAAATTCTTGCGGTAAATTCAGAAGTAATTACGGTTTTTAATCAATTACAAAGTTATTTTAAAATAGATACTGTTTTTTCGCATCAAGAAACAGGATTATTAATTACTTATAATAGAGATAAAGATTTTAAAAGATACTGCAGAAACAACAACATCAATTGGATAGAAAACAATAATAATGGTGTTTTAAGAGGATTATTAAACAGAGAAAATTGGTTTGAAAAATGGGATGAATATATGAATTCGCCTGAGTTAAAATATACTTTTGATACAGAAAATTTAATCACTGTTGATGAAATAAAAGACTTAGAAAAAAGTTTTATTGTAACCAATTTACAAACCGAAAAACATCCGTATTTTCAAAAAGGAGGCACAAAAATGGCTTGGAGGTATGCCAATGGTTTTTTTAAAGAAAGGCATAAAAACTATATGTACCATATTTCTAAACCAGCTTTATCTCGAGAAAGTTCTAGCAGGTTATCTCCTTATATAGCTTGGGGAAATGTTTCTATTCGTCAAATTTATCAAAAAGCACAAGATATTATTACTGATGAAAACAAAAGACATTTAGGTGCATTTATTTCTAGATTAAGATGGCAGGCACATTTTATTCAAAAGTTTGAAATGGAGCACACAATGGAAGAAGCAAGTGTAAATAAAGGCTATCATAAATTAAAGAAACATCTGTCTAAAGCCTATCAAAAAGCTTGGAAAGAAGGTCAAACTGGATTCCCTTTAGTAGATGCGAGTATGCGTTGTTTGGTAGAAACTGGTTACTTAAATTTTAGAATGCGCTCTATGTTGGTTTCATTTTTTACACATATTTTATGGCAACCTTGGCAAGATGCTACACATCATTTATCAAAACAATTTTTAGATTTTGAACCTGGTATACATTTTCCTCAATTACAAATGCAAGCTGCTGAAACAGGTATCAATAACATCAGAATTTACAATCCTATAAAAAATAGTTTAGAACACGATGCAGATGCCACTTTTATAAAAAAATGGGTACCAGAATTGGCAAATTTACCTTTGGCTTTTATTCACGAGCCTTATTTAATGACTCCTATGGATGAGCAATTCAATAATTTTAAATTGGGAGAAAATTACCCTTTTCCTATTGTTGATGGCAAAACTGCCAGAAAAAAAGCAAGCGATGTTCTTTTTGCTATGCGAACAAATCCAGAGGTAATTTCAGAAAATTATAGGATTCTAAAAAAGCACACTTTATCCGACAGAAAAAGAATGCTAAACACAGATTAA
- a CDS encoding TIGR03643 family protein: MMKLDGIAIDRIIEMAWEDRTTFDAIKFQFGLKEQEVIDLMRKEMRTSSFKMWRKRVQGRKTKHEKLRTFAKGRFKCSRQKSISNNSIAKR, from the coding sequence ATGATGAAGTTAGATGGAATAGCAATTGATAGAATAATAGAGATGGCTTGGGAAGACCGCACAACTTTTGATGCCATTAAATTTCAATTCGGATTAAAAGAACAAGAAGTTATTGATTTAATGCGAAAAGAAATGAGAACCTCCAGTTTTAAAATGTGGAGGAAAAGAGTGCAAGGAAGAAAAACAAAACACGAAAAATTAAGAACATTTGCAAAAGGGAGATTTAAATGTTCTAGACAAAAATCAATATCAAATAACTCTATAGCAAAAAGATAA
- the folE gene encoding GTP cyclohydrolase I FolE yields the protein MITEVVLKEKQTDQKLNGFSFEQIGDDHLYTGLETPIKKDAFLLSNDEKKEKIADLFSEIMDVMGLDLTDDSLQGTPKRVAKMYIDEIFSGLNPANKPKVALFDNKYQYNQMLVEKNITFYSNCEHHFVPIIGKAHVAYISSGKVIGLSKLNRIVQYYAKRPQVQERLTNQIAEELKNILETEDVAVIIDAKHLCVSSRGIKDDTSSTVTSYFGGKFNNQDKILELQNTLKY from the coding sequence ATGATTACAGAAGTAGTACTTAAAGAAAAACAAACAGACCAAAAATTAAATGGCTTTTCGTTCGAACAAATTGGAGACGACCATTTATATACTGGTTTAGAAACCCCAATAAAAAAAGATGCTTTCTTACTTTCTAATGATGAAAAGAAAGAAAAAATTGCAGATTTATTTTCTGAAATTATGGATGTAATGGGTCTAGATTTAACGGATGATTCTTTACAAGGAACCCCAAAGAGAGTTGCGAAAATGTATATTGATGAAATTTTCTCAGGATTAAACCCTGCCAATAAACCAAAAGTGGCATTGTTTGACAATAAATACCAGTACAATCAAATGTTGGTAGAAAAAAATATTACTTTTTATTCTAATTGCGAGCATCATTTTGTGCCCATTATTGGTAAAGCACACGTTGCTTATATTTCATCTGGTAAAGTTATTGGTTTATCAAAATTAAATAGAATTGTACAGTATTATGCCAAAAGACCACAAGTACAAGAACGATTAACAAATCAAATTGCAGAAGAATTAAAAAACATATTAGAAACAGAAGATGTTGCTGTTATTATAGACGCAAAACATCTATGTGTATCATCTAGAGGCATTAAAGATGATACTTCATCCACAGTAACCTCTTACTTTGGTGGTAAATTTAACAACCAAGATAAAATTCTTGAATTACAAAACACATTAAAATATTAA
- a CDS encoding SDR family NAD(P)-dependent oxidoreductase: protein MNKILIIGGSKGIGNSIINALVNENKIINISRTAPLQPHSNLTHHPCDILIDDLPNIEEIDKLIYCPGSINLKPISRLKLEDFRSDFEINVIGAVRAIQHYLPSLKKGNNPSILLFSTVAAKLGMPFHASVAAAKSAVEGLTKSLGAEFAPTIRVNAIAPTVTDTDLAAKLLRNERLIDSIKERHPLKKFLAPNEVADLATFLISDKAKSISGQIFELDCGIVSFKI from the coding sequence ATGAATAAAATTTTAATTATTGGAGGAAGCAAAGGAATTGGTAATTCAATTATCAATGCTTTGGTTAATGAAAACAAAATTATTAACATTAGCAGAACTGCGCCTTTGCAGCCTCACAGTAATTTAACACACCATCCGTGTGATATTCTTATAGATGATTTACCAAATATAGAAGAAATAGATAAGTTAATCTATTGTCCTGGTAGTATCAATTTAAAACCAATTTCTAGACTAAAATTAGAGGATTTCAGAAGCGATTTTGAAATTAACGTAATTGGTGCTGTAAGAGCAATTCAACATTATTTACCTTCTTTAAAAAAAGGAAACAATCCTTCTATACTCTTGTTTAGCACAGTTGCTGCAAAATTAGGAATGCCTTTTCACGCAAGCGTTGCTGCAGCAAAATCTGCTGTAGAAGGTTTAACCAAATCTTTAGGTGCAGAATTTGCACCAACAATTCGTGTTAATGCAATTGCACCTACTGTAACTGATACAGATTTGGCTGCTAAATTATTACGTAACGAACGTTTAATAGATAGCATTAAAGAGCGTCATCCTCTTAAAAAATTCTTGGCTCCAAATGAAGTTGCAGATCTAGCTACTTTTTTAATTTCTGATAAAGCAAAATCTATATCTGGTCAAATTTTTGAGTTAGACTGTGGTATTGTAAGTTTTAAAATATAA
- a CDS encoding glutathione peroxidase, giving the protein MTDIYNIEMNSLQNNPIQLSDFKGKYILFVNVASKCGFTPQYKDLETLSQEFKDKLVVIGVPCNQFGKQEPGEANEIEEFCEVNYGVSFLITEKVDVKGINQHPLYSWLTNKDFNGKKSSSVKWNFQKYLVSPEGKLIDYYFSITKPLSSKITKHLK; this is encoded by the coding sequence ATGACCGATATTTATAACATAGAGATGAATAGTCTCCAGAATAATCCTATACAATTATCAGATTTTAAAGGGAAATACATCTTATTTGTGAATGTGGCTTCTAAATGCGGATTTACACCTCAGTACAAAGATTTAGAAACATTGTCTCAAGAATTCAAAGACAAATTAGTTGTTATTGGAGTTCCTTGTAATCAATTTGGTAAACAAGAACCTGGAGAAGCTAATGAAATTGAAGAATTTTGTGAAGTAAATTACGGAGTTTCTTTCTTAATAACAGAAAAAGTTGATGTTAAAGGTATTAACCAACATCCTTTATACAGCTGGCTAACAAATAAAGATTTTAATGGTAAAAAAAGTTCTTCTGTAAAATGGAACTTCCAAAAATACTTGGTTTCTCCAGAAGGTAAATTAATTGATTATTATTTTTCAATTACAAAACCATTAAGTTCTAAAATTACAAAACACTTAAAATAG
- a CDS encoding Lacal_2735 family protein, which translates to MFGLFKKKSEIEKLQEKYKKLMEEAFKLQSINRSDSDQKYLEADQLLKKIEVLQAK; encoded by the coding sequence ATGTTTGGCTTATTTAAAAAGAAATCAGAAATAGAAAAGCTTCAAGAAAAATATAAAAAATTGATGGAAGAAGCCTTTAAATTACAATCAATAAATAGAAGCGATAGCGATCAAAAATATTTAGAAGCAGATCAACTTTTAAAGAAAATAGAAGTTTTACAAGCAAAATAA
- a CDS encoding TspO/MBR family protein, with translation MKQLKLTFLFLVINFGGLAIGSWLMNNGPTSDWYTNLNQAPWTPPGWAFGVAWTLIMIFFSIYLSKLFIKENSLKMKIIFLFQFILNVSWNYIFFNKHLVLFGLITIMLLTALLFNYFFKLSTKVSNYKYLLLPYMIWLCIANSLNLYILIHN, from the coding sequence ATGAAACAATTAAAACTTACTTTTTTATTTTTAGTGATTAATTTTGGAGGATTAGCAATTGGTAGTTGGTTAATGAATAATGGCCCAACTTCAGATTGGTACACGAATTTAAATCAAGCTCCTTGGACACCTCCAGGTTGGGCTTTTGGTGTAGCTTGGACTCTAATAATGATTTTTTTCTCTATTTATTTATCCAAACTATTTATTAAGGAAAATTCTTTGAAAATGAAAATTATTTTTCTTTTTCAATTTATTTTAAATGTAAGTTGGAACTACATTTTCTTTAATAAACATCTAGTACTGTTTGGCTTAATTACCATTATGTTATTAACGGCTCTACTATTTAATTATTTTTTTAAATTGAGTACTAAAGTTAGTAATTATAAATATTTACTTTTACCCTATATGATTTGGTTGTGCATTGCCAATTCTTTAAATCTTTACATTTTAATTCATAATTAA
- a CDS encoding DUF3050 domain-containing protein: MNNVQNIENNIADLRTKLKEHKLYKNLNSLDDIKIFMENHVYAVWDFMSLLKSLQNHLTNVDIPWTPPKNPTLSRFINEIVREEESDVNENGVPKSHFEMYIDAMQQIGAKTDKIDTFINLISEGNPLTYTFSETQLNQKVVDFLKFTFSIIDTKEPHLIAAAFTFGREDIIPDMFIEILQNADAENKLYYKLKYYLKRHIELDGDEHGPLSLKMVAELCGNDNEKWKNATIVARKALLKRIELWDGINDLIKNQESNNTKPILK, encoded by the coding sequence ATGAATAACGTACAAAATATTGAAAATAATATAGCTGATTTAAGAACAAAACTTAAAGAACATAAACTCTATAAAAACTTAAATTCTTTAGATGATATTAAGATTTTTATGGAAAACCACGTGTATGCTGTTTGGGACTTTATGTCGCTTTTAAAAAGTTTACAAAACCATTTAACTAATGTCGATATTCCTTGGACACCACCAAAAAATCCGACTTTATCTCGTTTTATAAACGAAATTGTTCGAGAAGAAGAAAGTGATGTAAATGAAAATGGAGTACCTAAAAGTCATTTTGAGATGTACATTGATGCCATGCAGCAAATTGGTGCAAAAACGGATAAAATAGATACTTTTATAAACTTAATTTCTGAGGGTAATCCATTAACTTATACATTTAGTGAAACACAGTTAAATCAAAAAGTGGTAGATTTTTTAAAATTCACATTTTCTATTATTGATACTAAAGAACCACATTTAATAGCTGCAGCTTTTACTTTTGGTAGAGAAGATATTATACCAGATATGTTTATAGAAATTCTACAAAATGCTGATGCAGAAAATAAATTATACTACAAATTAAAGTATTATTTAAAAAGGCATATTGAACTTGATGGAGATGAACACGGACCACTTTCTTTAAAAATGGTTGCAGAACTTTGTGGTAATGATAATGAAAAATGGAAAAATGCAACTATTGTTGCTAGAAAAGCTTTATTAAAAAGAATTGAACTTTGGGACGGAATTAACGATTTAATTAAAAATCAAGAATCGAATAATACCAAACCCATTTTAAAATAA
- a CDS encoding SRPBCC family protein, with protein MKIYTLHKKQNLPISLEKAWEFLSSPKNLKTITPNYMSFDIISDIDKPMYSGQIIQYIVTPILGIKTKWVTEITHVKELKYFVDEQRFGPYALWHHKHFINKIDGGVEMEDIIDYKVPMGILGQMVQPFLVKPKLEEIFAYRQKKLVELFGEYKQ; from the coding sequence TTGAAAATCTATACCTTACATAAGAAACAAAACTTACCAATTTCTTTAGAAAAAGCTTGGGAATTTTTATCAAGCCCAAAAAATCTAAAAACAATTACGCCAAATTATATGAGTTTTGATATTATTTCTGATATAGATAAACCTATGTATTCTGGACAAATTATTCAATATATTGTTACTCCAATTCTTGGAATAAAAACAAAATGGGTTACCGAAATTACACACGTAAAAGAACTAAAATATTTTGTAGATGAGCAACGTTTTGGACCTTATGCTTTATGGCATCACAAACATTTTATCAATAAAATTGATGGTGGTGTAGAAATGGAAGATATTATAGATTACAAAGTACCTATGGGCATTTTAGGGCAAATGGTGCAACCTTTTTTAGTAAAACCAAAATTGGAAGAAATATTTGCATATCGTCAAAAAAAATTAGTTGAACTTTTTGGGGAATACAAACAATAA